Proteins encoded by one window of Emticicia oligotrophica DSM 17448:
- the pglZ gene encoding BREX-1 system phosphatase PglZ type A codes for MNKIVEALEQRFVEQRIIFWYDEKAEFLEQFKDLSLFDITKIHVEGNEFAVKYLIEKQHPYGKFLLYFSKPRPANEDNWLLDMELAHYIFRTDQEAMFLQEIGLEYHFKELVSEHLEFFKAKERRQKLKDLIDGDETHNAIRYKMLAVVFNTEYLSLSNYIFTLSAAFIDENERFEKELERYQLKSFFWKEIERKYSYQAVSPSIYDFLIEVFSNNFSIGRKESLNREARLLLISWKDTLQFRESFERISAKIETDLSIETLLSDAKIDDIIEDDSYKLIDFKILHELINQLISEDITHEKLSFYAKKRQNKFWYAQVKDLYSCVSEASELTTLIRKYAAQIQYKTFDEGTNHYTQTVHEIDLHYRKFVWYYRKTNQNKVLGELSAKIERLYTNDWLVPYNNQWQNVVDSLNEWPNSLQFGQRRFFDNHVKPIIDKKQRLFVIISDAFRYECGVELNKRFQSEKRFESSISYGVSSLPSYTQLCMASLLPHKHLMLKENSDSVMADGMASSGLEGRSRILAANTEVRTTTISAEEFMSLNSSKEGRELVKQYDLFYIYHNRIDKTGDDKITEEKVFDAVEEEIVFLADIVKKIANMNGTNIIITADHGFIYQHSELQESDFSSSNHTGEVWKENRRFIIGKNIQSESSTKLFDGDALRLQPEIQVLIPKSINRLRVKGAGSRFVHGGASLQEVIFPIIKIRHNKEGAAVAVVEIDIIKSTDRITTNILAVSFIQSELVGEQILARDIRAGLYAEDGELLSDQFRYMFDIQEGSERQREVKHRFQISSKATTKYKNPRVKLILEEPVEGTTKWKPYKEFYYTLNISFTNDFD; via the coding sequence ATGAATAAAATAGTAGAAGCTTTAGAACAGCGTTTTGTTGAGCAACGAATTATATTCTGGTACGATGAAAAAGCCGAGTTTTTGGAGCAATTCAAAGACCTAAGCTTGTTTGATATAACCAAAATCCACGTAGAAGGCAATGAGTTTGCGGTCAAGTATCTGATCGAAAAACAGCACCCTTATGGGAAATTTCTGCTGTATTTTTCAAAACCCCGACCCGCCAACGAAGATAATTGGCTGTTGGATATGGAGTTGGCTCACTACATTTTCCGAACCGACCAAGAAGCAATGTTTTTGCAAGAAATTGGTTTGGAATATCATTTTAAAGAATTGGTAAGCGAACACCTTGAATTTTTCAAGGCTAAGGAAAGACGCCAAAAACTGAAAGATTTAATAGATGGCGATGAAACCCATAATGCCATTCGTTATAAAATGCTGGCGGTTGTTTTCAATACCGAATACCTAAGTCTATCCAATTATATTTTTACACTTTCAGCAGCATTTATTGATGAAAACGAACGTTTTGAAAAAGAACTGGAACGCTATCAGCTGAAGAGTTTTTTCTGGAAAGAAATTGAACGAAAATACAGTTATCAAGCAGTTTCACCGAGTATATACGACTTCCTTATTGAAGTTTTCAGCAATAATTTTAGTATTGGTCGCAAAGAAAGCCTCAATCGAGAAGCAAGACTGTTATTGATTTCGTGGAAAGATACGCTGCAATTTAGAGAAAGTTTTGAGCGTATTTCGGCAAAAATAGAAACCGATTTGAGTATCGAAACCCTACTTTCTGATGCCAAAATTGATGATATCATAGAAGACGATTCGTATAAACTGATTGATTTCAAAATCTTACATGAGCTTATCAATCAGCTCATTAGTGAAGATATAACACACGAAAAACTAAGTTTTTACGCCAAAAAGCGACAAAATAAATTTTGGTACGCACAAGTAAAAGACCTTTATAGTTGTGTGTCAGAAGCTTCTGAACTTACGACGCTTATACGCAAATACGCTGCCCAGATTCAATATAAAACATTTGATGAAGGCACAAACCACTACACCCAGACAGTACACGAAATAGATTTGCACTATCGAAAATTTGTTTGGTATTACCGAAAAACCAATCAAAATAAAGTTTTGGGCGAGCTTTCGGCTAAAATCGAACGCCTTTATACGAATGATTGGTTAGTGCCATATAATAATCAATGGCAAAATGTGGTGGATTCGCTCAACGAATGGCCAAACAGTTTACAGTTTGGGCAAAGACGTTTTTTTGATAACCACGTAAAACCCATCATTGATAAAAAACAAAGGCTGTTTGTAATAATATCGGATGCGTTTCGCTATGAATGTGGAGTTGAGCTAAACAAAAGATTTCAGAGTGAAAAACGCTTTGAGTCGAGCATATCTTATGGTGTGAGTAGCTTGCCTTCTTACACGCAACTTTGTATGGCATCATTGCTGCCACACAAGCATTTAATGCTCAAAGAAAATTCCGATTCAGTAATGGCTGATGGCATGGCAAGTAGCGGTTTGGAAGGCCGAAGCCGCATTTTGGCTGCCAATACGGAGGTACGAACAACAACCATCTCAGCTGAAGAATTTATGAGCCTGAATTCCAGCAAAGAAGGGCGTGAGTTGGTAAAACAATATGATTTATTTTATATTTATCACAACCGAATCGACAAAACTGGCGATGATAAAATAACCGAAGAAAAGGTTTTTGATGCCGTAGAAGAAGAAATAGTGTTTTTGGCAGATATTGTCAAAAAAATTGCCAATATGAATGGTACGAATATCATTATCACGGCTGACCATGGTTTTATTTACCAACACAGCGAGCTGCAAGAAAGTGATTTTAGTAGTTCAAACCATACGGGTGAGGTTTGGAAAGAAAATAGGAGGTTTATTATTGGTAAAAATATTCAGTCAGAAAGCTCTACTAAATTATTTGATGGTGATGCCCTTCGTTTACAGCCAGAAATACAAGTTTTGATACCGAAATCTATCAACCGGCTTCGGGTGAAAGGAGCAGGCTCAAGGTTTGTACACGGTGGAGCAAGCTTGCAAGAGGTGATTTTTCCGATTATCAAAATCAGACACAACAAAGAAGGTGCTGCAGTTGCGGTAGTCGAAATTGACATCATCAAATCGACCGATAGAATAACGACCAATATTTTAGCAGTATCGTTTATTCAGTCCGAACTCGTTGGTGAACAAATACTTGCTCGTGACATCAGAGCGGGGCTTTATGCCGAAGATGGAGAACTATTAAGCGACCAATTTAGGTATATGTTTGATATTCAGGAAGGTTCAGAACGCCAAAGAGAGGTAAAACACCGTTTCCAGATAAGTTCAAAAGCCACCACAAAATACAAAAACCCGCGTGTAAAACTGATTTTGGAAGAACCCGTTGAAGGCACTACCAAATGGAAACCTTACAAGGAATTTTATTACACACTTAACATATCATTCACGAATGATTTTGATTGA
- a CDS encoding nucleotidyl transferase AbiEii/AbiGii toxin family protein produces MNNLAIQEWLKLTTRTKQNVFSEVSKEIGLPDAAVEKDWWIMRTLEIIFTTEIAPFTVFKGGTSLSKAWGLIERFSEDIDLALDRKFLNFGDELSISQVRRLREKSFDYLSKRLFPQLQTAFSAAELGVELRLSEVKSKDQDPLIIEIYYPSVTEALTYIQPRILVEIGSRSLREPFTPKKFRSMVGEHYDGQAFADSALTIPTVNPERTFLEKIFLLHEEFQKSEDKIRIERLSRHLYDIEKIMDTEYAKIGLTDKSLYDAIVHHRSTITALRGINYENHVPELINPIPPDNLIDEWKTDYETMQASMIYGSSLVFEKLIERIVLLKEEINKNPYR; encoded by the coding sequence ATGAATAACTTAGCAATACAAGAGTGGTTAAAACTGACAACTCGAACCAAACAAAACGTATTTTCGGAAGTAAGTAAAGAAATTGGCTTACCTGATGCCGCCGTAGAAAAAGATTGGTGGATTATGCGAACGCTTGAAATTATTTTCACGACCGAAATTGCACCTTTTACAGTATTTAAAGGAGGAACTTCGTTGAGCAAAGCATGGGGGCTGATAGAGCGTTTTTCGGAAGATATTGATTTAGCTCTTGACCGCAAGTTTCTGAACTTTGGCGATGAGTTGAGTATCTCACAAGTACGCCGATTGCGAGAAAAATCATTCGATTATCTCTCAAAAAGATTATTTCCACAACTTCAAACAGCATTCAGTGCAGCCGAACTTGGTGTAGAACTGAGGTTATCGGAGGTCAAATCAAAAGACCAAGACCCACTTATCATAGAAATATATTATCCGAGTGTCACGGAAGCTTTAACCTATATTCAACCTCGAATTTTGGTTGAAATTGGTAGTCGTTCACTCCGAGAACCCTTCACTCCCAAAAAGTTTAGGTCGATGGTAGGTGAACATTATGATGGACAAGCTTTTGCCGATTCTGCACTCACAATTCCGACCGTAAACCCTGAACGCACATTTTTAGAAAAGATTTTTTTATTGCACGAAGAGTTTCAAAAAAGCGAAGATAAAATAAGGATTGAGCGTCTGAGTAGGCATTTATACGACATTGAAAAAATAATGGATACTGAGTATGCTAAAATCGGATTGACGGATAAAAGTCTCTATGACGCCATTGTGCATCACAGAAGTACGATTACAGCCCTACGAGGAATCAATTATGAAAATCACGTACCTGAGTTGATAAATCCAATTCCACCAGATAACCTAATAGATGAGTGGAAAACAGATTATGAAACTATGCAAGCAAGTATGATTTATGGCTCATCATTAGTATTTGAAAAACTCATAGAACGGATAGTTTTATTGAAAGAAGAAATCAATAAAAATCCATACAGATAA
- a CDS encoding AbiEi antitoxin N-terminal domain-containing protein — protein MSETTEYQVLSKIKKANRGSVFFIENFLAKNNADAVRKALERLVKSGELQRVATGIYVRPEKDPVLGYVSPSIETIIRAIAKRDKARIIPTGIYALNRLGLTSQVPMNISYLTDGSARKVKIGKRTIVFKRTSPKNLATQGEISTLAIQALRSIGKDKVKEEEREKIIQLLKKENKSHLQHDLRLAPEWIRQLLKQAL, from the coding sequence ATGTCAGAAACTACTGAATATCAAGTACTTAGCAAAATAAAAAAAGCCAATAGGGGTTCGGTGTTTTTTATTGAAAACTTTTTGGCAAAAAATAATGCCGATGCCGTACGAAAAGCACTTGAAAGATTAGTAAAATCAGGAGAATTACAGCGAGTAGCCACGGGCATTTATGTACGCCCAGAAAAAGACCCTGTTTTGGGTTATGTTAGCCCCAGTATCGAAACAATCATACGAGCCATTGCCAAACGAGACAAAGCCCGCATTATACCTACGGGCATCTACGCACTCAATCGCTTGGGACTTACGAGCCAAGTACCAATGAATATCAGCTACTTAACCGATGGCTCGGCTCGAAAAGTGAAAATTGGTAAACGCACCATTGTATTCAAACGAACAAGTCCCAAAAATTTAGCTACTCAGGGCGAAATCAGCACACTGGCCATTCAAGCTCTCAGAAGTATTGGGAAAGATAAAGTGAAGGAAGAAGAACGGGAGAAAATAATACAACTGCTAAAAAAAGAAAACAAAAGCCACTTACAGCACGACCTCAGATTGGCCCCCGAATGGATAAGACAACTATTAAAACAAGCCCTATAA
- a CDS encoding type II toxin-antitoxin system HipA family toxin: MSQREKNILVYADWQALENPMLMGRLSATLLRGKEIFAFEYDKEWLQANYIQLDPDLYFFNGRQFLNDTKPNFGIFMDSSPDRWGRLLMRRREAALARQEQRKENLLFETDYLMGVYDEHRMGALRFKIEGNDTFLNDNRAMAAPPFTSLRELEQASLKLEQDNSTNDPGYLKWLNMLMAPGSSLGGARPKASVLDPNQQLWIAKFPSKFDDRNMGAWEMVVHDLAKQANINMADAFVEKFGSRYHTFITKRFDRIGKQRIHFASAMTLLGYSDGADYQEGVSYLKLAEFIMQNGVNIDQDLEELWRRIVFSICVSNTDDHLRNHGFLLTPKGWALSPAYDINPNENGTGLKLNISENDNALEVDLALEVAPYFRIKHDKAKEIIEELKKATSTWRNLAIKYKISKNEQELMSRAFIEN, from the coding sequence ATGAGCCAAAGAGAAAAAAATATTTTGGTTTATGCCGATTGGCAAGCACTCGAAAACCCAATGTTGATGGGCAGACTTTCGGCTACACTTTTGCGAGGAAAAGAGATTTTTGCCTTTGAATATGACAAAGAATGGTTGCAAGCTAATTATATTCAGCTTGACCCCGATTTGTATTTTTTCAATGGAAGACAGTTTCTGAATGATACCAAGCCCAATTTTGGTATTTTCATGGATTCTTCGCCCGACCGTTGGGGGCGTTTATTGATGCGTAGAAGAGAAGCAGCTTTGGCAAGACAAGAACAACGAAAAGAGAATCTTTTGTTTGAAACTGACTATTTGATGGGCGTGTATGACGAACACCGAATGGGTGCATTACGCTTCAAAATTGAAGGAAATGATACATTTCTGAACGATAATCGAGCAATGGCCGCTCCGCCATTTACTTCGTTAAGAGAACTCGAACAAGCAAGTTTAAAGCTCGAACAAGACAACAGCACCAACGACCCCGGATACCTCAAATGGCTTAATATGCTCATGGCACCAGGTTCGTCGCTTGGTGGAGCAAGACCCAAAGCAAGTGTTTTAGACCCAAATCAACAACTCTGGATTGCCAAATTTCCGAGTAAATTTGATGATAGAAACATGGGAGCTTGGGAAATGGTAGTGCATGATTTGGCCAAACAAGCCAACATAAATATGGCAGATGCTTTCGTTGAGAAATTTGGTAGTCGGTATCATACTTTTATTACCAAAAGATTTGATAGAATCGGCAAGCAACGCATACATTTTGCTTCGGCAATGACATTACTGGGCTATTCTGATGGAGCAGATTATCAAGAAGGCGTGAGTTACTTGAAATTAGCCGAATTTATCATGCAAAATGGCGTAAATATTGACCAAGATTTGGAAGAACTGTGGCGAAGAATTGTATTCAGTATTTGTGTATCAAATACCGATGACCACCTCCGAAACCATGGTTTTCTGCTCACGCCAAAAGGCTGGGCATTATCTCCTGCTTATGACATCAATCCTAATGAAAACGGCACAGGGCTGAAACTCAATATTAGCGAAAATGATAATGCCTTAGAGGTAGATTTAGCATTGGAAGTTGCTCCTTATTTTCGCATCAAGCATGACAAAGCCAAGGAGATAATCGAGGAATTAAAAAAGGCAACTTCAACTTGGCGAAATTTGGCTATAAAGTATAAAATCAGTAAAAATGAACAAGAACTAATGAGTCGTGCATTTATTGAAAACTGA
- a CDS encoding helix-turn-helix domain-containing protein, with protein MMLLPNHQRILEQLGEDIKLARLRRKLNTEQVAERAGISRSTLWQIEKGMPSVAIGSYLQVLFVFGLEKNFLNIANDDILGRKLQDAEILVRKRAPKIKK; from the coding sequence ATGATGTTATTACCCAATCACCAAAGGATTCTCGAGCAATTAGGCGAAGACATCAAATTGGCTCGATTAAGACGAAAACTCAATACCGAACAAGTAGCAGAAAGGGCCGGAATCAGCCGTTCGACACTCTGGCAAATCGAAAAAGGAATGCCAAGCGTGGCGATTGGTTCGTATCTTCAAGTACTTTTTGTATTCGGCTTAGAGAAAAATTTCCTGAATATCGCCAACGATGATATTTTAGGAAGGAAACTACAAGATGCCGAAATTTTGGTAAGAAAACGAGCTCCAAAAATAAAAAAATGA